A segment of the Corylus avellana chromosome ca2, CavTom2PMs-1.0 genome:
AACCTGGTtaaccgggtatatatatatatatatatatatatatatatatatatatatttgttcgAATTtagtagatttattattatttttttactctagaGTCCACAAAAATCGTAAATCACTtctatatttttgaatttagtatatttattaatatttttgaattgtttttttttttaatgtgtcacaaaatggttaaattaagtCCAAAAATTATgctcaatacctaaaataaacccaaaatacaagaaaattagaaaaaccgGTTGCCCAGTTCGAATAACCGGGTACCGAACCAGTTATTGTATAACCGGTTAATTGAGTACACGGCTCTGTTtctagttttcaaaaataaaaaaccgggTACCCTTGTTCCAGACTTTCAGTTCCCAGTTTTGGCCAATAATCAGGAATCGGGACTGGGTTTTCACCTCcagtatatagcattattccATTTAATTGACTACCATACAACTACAatgacgtgacagtaaaaatatTAGATGAGAcccaaactctttttttttttttttcactcatcTTTGTTggctcaaactcttttttattagataagacccaatacctaaaatatttaattgaaaggaaaataaatgatGAAGTTAAGATTCAAATTCATGACCTTtaactctaataccatattaaattaccggTTGTACTAAAAGCTAAATACTTTAACACAAAATACATAGTAAAAGTAGCcctccaacaaatctcaaaaaatCCTATAATTTCCTCATTTAAAGAGGATTCATTTCGTTAGACCATTATAATTGacattcacaattttttttttttaaaggaaaacagTAACAATTTTTGTTACCTATAAATGGTAGGGTTTGGACccataaatttacttttttgtgATGAAAATCTTTTGgaatctcaattaaaaaaaaaaaaaaaagcgttatCAAACTAGCCATGATTAGTTTTCAAGTTTTTCATTTGGTATTTAAATAATTTACGATAAATTCTTAATCTCATGGGAATTTTCTAAGACTAAACAATTTGTGGTCTCAACCACACGTTTCAGGCTGGCCCAATCGCATTAGGCCTAATTTGAACGGTCTCACAGGTTCACCCCTCACAATCTATCCCCCTTTGTGTGGAGTGGGCCGTGGAGGGCATCTCCACAATCTCCATCTCCTTGCAAAACAGATGGTTCATGGAGGCCCATTTCGCAattccaatttctttttcttttcttttcttttttcgtttttttttttttaattttaatatttttttagatttaaaaaataattgtaatttcaCAAAGATTTGGATAGAAAAATTGACAGAATAGTGACAGAATAAGTTATTTGAAATCAGATCAAAACCCATATAGttaattacaaaaattagaaaCCCATACAATAATTCATAATTGGACAAAAACCGATGTACTAGTTTAAaatatttccttaatttatatttgagtGATTCTACGTGGAATTGAGTTAACAGTAACCAAGCTGAACAATAAATATATTGCCACgaccttagttttttttttttttttttaattcaaataaggGAAACCAGGTTATAAAGGATTGAACAACTACAAAAGAATGAACACTCAAATAACAAAGCCCAAATGAAAAACGTAGTGCAAAAAACAAATAGTAGGCAAAGGTTTAAGGGCATATAAACAAGCCAAACCTTTCTAAGGGTCATACATAACACTGATAACAGTGACAAATGGCAAAAGAACTCAGTGAAAAGTTCGAAGCAATAAAGACAACAATCACCGTTAAGTGGTTGTTACAAGAAAGGAAATGCAGAAAATTGGATAAAAGCAGTTGAATGACAAATATCAGCGATAAAAGTCTCCTTCACTAGATTAAACCACATCAGGATAGGAAGATAATAGcccacagaaaacaaaaaatacagcaagacgctaaaaaaaaaaaacatcataaaaacaaaattcatctcaaaattCTAGAACTGAAATATTCCAACTGTGTAAGAATATTGTCGAAATAATGACATGTTATTGTTTGCATTATGGTCATCCACTAACTAAATATCCATGACAGTCACATCTCACCATAATTTTGCAAATCGTGAACGTTTTGTTTTCGTGTGGTTGCATGTCGTGAAGTTGAAGTCAAGCAAAAGCATCCAAAATTCATAATTTAATGAGTGTCTGGGCTGCCTTGTTTTGTCCATAAAGATAATCAAAGTTGGTTAACATTATTGAGAATGCTAGAATTCCACGTGTAGATCGAAGGGGGCAAAAATGGTTGGATAGTTGAAAAAGCCATGTTGCAGTAGGCAGCAGGTCCACTAACCAGCTGCGGCACATTGCCCAACTGTTGCCCACCCAAAGGATTTCCTATATTGGAAGTATTTGGGATTCCCACTCCCTATTCATTTTACACTATCATCCTTGGCCGACAACCAACTACTGTACGTTTAGGgatatgatataaaattttaatttttacttatttaattaaacaagttaaatactctaattataatttgctaattttgtgttaaattcgtgtcaaaaattgtaaacTCTTATATCGTGTGTCATATTCGGATTGTGTCGAGGTagaagtataaaattatataagtcaaccatTGTAACACCCTACCtcattgacacacaatattgtccgcttttggctttCCAGAACCAGACTCCCAGGACGTCACTCATCTTGGTACTACTCTCGTAAAGCTCGCTTCACTGCAAAGTTCTGATCAGATCATGATCATCACGGCTTTAACCACATCTctatctccatctccatacccaagcGATATAAGACGTCATAACCATAACCCGCTAATTCCTTTTTAAGCTCATGTCAAATTTGCGACAACCCTTTCATAATAAATCAAATAGataaaaggaaagagaagaaagataaaGAGAATTAAAGTAGTTCAGTCTATGATCTACGTTCACATGTTAAAgtcttttttgttatatatttttccttgatatttgatttgaatacAATACTTTATTTATAGAATACCTTCAAATACAAATATCTCCCTTAAATTAAGGTTAACAAATCGCCTAATTTATGAAATACAAAATGAACATCGATCATCATCATAAAGGGTTTTTATCCTTATCACCACTATGTGATGCTTGGTGCATGGcctttttcttgaatttcagtGGACAATTCATGCTAAATACGCCAAAAAAAAGGTATTAAACTAAACTAGGAAAAGGTCCACTGAATTGGTGGAGCAACTTGAAGTTTTTTTATCATGCAATATCCTTGCCatcctcattttctttttgaagggTCACCTAAGACGACAAATTTCACAAGACCATTCTCGTGAACTAATTGAGAGGTCCTTAATTACTAGGGCATGTTTTGCAATTTGCTCATCAAAAGATGGTTAATTATTGAAAAAGATGATTAATTATCAGGGCACCCATAAAGGTGAAGAGAGAGGCGACCAAAGTGTCAAATGTCATGTTTTTTTGTGGTGTGGAATTGAAGAAAGTGAAGGGTAGAAAatccaatatttctcaatcCTTTTCTCCAACTCATTCAGAAGGAGCCAGCCCCCATTTGCGTCCCCTCCCCTACAAATTGCTTTTCTCAAACCCAAATGCATGTGATCATGATTGGGATGTAACGACtacttttctcttttaaataattacaaagaaAGAGCATGATGGACCCGCGTTTACCCTGCTTCGAGATGGAGCTAAAGATCCATGATGTGGGCACTGCATCATCATGACGATCAATGCCATCATCATATCCTTGTTAAATAATTAACCATCATCCAATTCatcattttctaaaatttaaacTTGACATCACGAAAACATTTCAGAATTTGGTTGTTATGAATTTTCAGCTAAAGTTTTCATGTTATAGCTAGTTGAAGATTAAACCAGACCCGGCCAAGAGTTTGAGGCTTTTTCTTATTTCGCTTGTTTTTCTGTCCAACTTAACGATTGACTTgttcagaagaaaaaaactgacattgaaactttaaaaaatcGTTACAATGAATCTGGTTCAAACTGTAACATCTCGGTGccatattgagaagataatAAGTAATTCACATAGAGTTGacgatttataaagatagtcatcatatatatatatatatatatataagccgagttttgacgtagagagtgcttagaattacgACACGTGTCTTAAACCCATGTTTTAGAGAATACCtataattgcgacacgtggTGTTATAACgaatgaacaagttttgtgCATTTAAAAtctaggggttttatttgtaatgcatttaattattttaatgaagaaaacaaaagattccgaaattctctttctctttatttgtaatatatttaattgtcttaatgaagaaaacaaaagttctcaaattttctctttctctctctatttttctttttattttctcttactttctgtttttgtttgtgtcccttatatttttttcaaatttatatattatttttattcaaaaaagccgagttttgacatAGAGAGTGCTTAAAATTACAACACGTGTCGTGAACCCATGTTTTAGAGATTGCCTATAATTGCGACACGTGACgttttaaagaatgaacaagttttgggcatttaaaacctaggagttttatttgtaatgcatttaattattttaatgaagaaaacaaaaggttccgaaattctctctctctttatatatcaatattgtgagacaattaaaatgtaggaattttatatgtaatatatttaattttcttaatgaagaaatattatttgtattgaaataagatagatgatttatttgattccattaaatcttgattgaaagaccaatttttttaaagagtaaaccgattttttaactcattattttaaaaagtgaacagttaaaaattgaacagttcatattttttttctctctctatctctctttttttcctctctctcaacgtctctctcttttatttttattttattttatttttttctccaagtcattcactctcattcaacatctctctcttgaaccgcttcatatctctctctctctctctccttttttttcctctctctccacgtctctctctctcttaatttcaaaaaaaaagacatccctctccctccactctccaacattaatatctctcatctttttttctctccatctctatctttctctttctccactctccaacattaacaaaaacataatctattggcctaaaaattcaaattggaggtaattattcttcttaacctctctctttttttttttttctttttttttagaccaacaatgttttaacatattctaatttatataaattaaactaaaattaaaggtcttatgttttaattcatttgaatgtttatggattttttttttttttggtctaatttactcggattttcaagcattttttctctacttttgaaagcaatattatttcgcttaatttttttttttaatatttggaattatataggttttatttgtattcaaATAAGATacatgatttatttgattgcattaaatcttgattgaaagaccaacttttttaaagagtaaacggattttttaacttatcattttaaaaagtgaacagttaaaaattgaaccgttcatattttttttttctctctctatctctctttttttcctctctctctctctctctctctctctcttttttctctccaagtcattcactctcattccacatctctctcttgaaccagttcatatctctctctctccttttttttcctctctctccacgtctctttctcttttttctctccaagtctttcactctcattcaacatctctctccctcttaatttcaaaaaaaaagacatctctctccctccactctccaacattaatatctctcctattttttctctccatctctatctttctctttctccactctccaacatttacaaaaacataatctattggcctaaaaattcaaattggaggtaattattcttcttaaagagtaaagagtaaaccgattttttaactcattattttaaaaagtaaacagttaaaaattgaacggttcatattttttttttctctctctccaagtcatttactctcattccacatctctctctttaaccagttcatatctctctctctctctccctccactctccaacattaatatctctcctcttttttctctcaatctctatctttctctttctccacggGTGAAGATAAAGAGCACACCGGCGTGCTTGGCACgccggcaattttttttttttttttatcaaaatattaaaaaaaaaaaatgttttttgcctggcgtgctctgaatcatggcccctttctccactctccaacattaacaaaaacataatctattggcctaaaatttcaaattggaGTCCTTACCTTTTTTTTTNNNNNNNNNNNNNNNNNNNNattttagcctttaaaaaaaaaaaaaaaaaaaaacaatgaagatgcgtttaagttttaaaatcaaatataataaagaacCCTGCGCATAGCACGGGTTATATGCTAGTTTGTATAATTACCTAGCATATTTGTTCAGAATAAAACCTAATGCAAGTTACTTTTTGCTCACTgtcactgatatagaatgcagCTAACAGTTTTATTAAGCCCTTATTGACACTGAAGATTGTAATATCAGCTGtttattttaggctttagcaaTATAATAGAAGGCACAattgatttaatgaaaaaaaaaaaagaaaaaaaaaacagatataCTCGGTGCAACTCAACTCCCATGAGTCATATAGTATGATAATGATGAGGAACGAAGCTGAAAAGATAGGTAGCGAGGAAGGAAATATTGCTTTCCAAAAGCCGTCATTGGGGCACCATTAATCTCAAAATCATGAAAGTAATATAAATTTCTATGAAACCATTTCTAACTACACAGCTAATCATACATGTCTACAAATAAACTGGGGGAATATTCTGAAACGTCAAACAGCAATCATCTCAGATTCTCAAGCACTAAGAAGCACATTAACCAAGCCTTGTTCCTGCATCCTTGAGAGGTGCATCAGCTTCAATTCGGGTATTGTGGGCAATCATCTTATTAAGCTTGTACACTAACCAAGCCCAGTTCCCGTATCCTTGCGAGGTGCATCAGCCTTAATACGCGGTGGCCTGACAATACGATCAATTAGCCCATATTCAAGAGCCTCCTGAGCATTAAACCGCTTCATCCTGCTTAAGTCGCTGTAAATCTGCATATATCCATTAAGATAGAATTTCAAGCTCATCATACTCCATATTTTCAGAAATACAAGTGAACTTCCTCAAGGAATGAAGAGAAACACACTGttcaaaatgtaaaataaattgtaagaCCGGAGAATAAAAAAGGCCAATGAAGATTCACAATCCCATGTTTGTTCAGGTAGAATGTAGAAGCCGGAGCtcagaagggaaaaaaatgattgTATAACTTGGTAAGATGTGAACTTGGAGAATCTTAAGCTTCTTAATAGCAACTTAATTACAAGAGCAAGTGTCTATTTTTTATAAGTGACAAATAAACAGCCAAAAAGACTGGATTTTAGTGACGAGCAAACTCACTTTCTCAACAGGCTGGCCTATTTTCTTAGCCAACTCATTAAAAAGGTAGTCTCTGATTCTGAGGAGCTCATTTGCTTCATTTTGAATGTCATCCGCCTGACAGAAAATTTCATatatgcatgtaaattgcaaGGAAATGAAAAGGCATATAAATGACGAGTATCTATAACAGGTTTACATGAAAAAGACAGAATGCTGTCACACCTGACCACGAGCAGCTCCAGCAGGAGATTGAAGTGCGATTCTTGAAAGCGGCATTGCAAAGCGGTTACCCTTTTGAAGGAAAAAACTacgtaaatataaaattaaatcaagCGTGCAGTCATTAGAGCTATAAAAAGGTGAATTCAACCTATACAAAGAGCATATTATACTCAAACTCAACTCAGTAAGCCTTATTCGCAATTCAAGGGGGTCAGTCCATAAATCCTCATCAACTAATCAAGGTCAGCCACATGTATTCTTTTCTACTATTCTATCCAACATATAATCACACTCACAGTTGCCTCCCTATTAACATATCCTTCTTCACTACTTCGATCGATATTGTGTGAGGCCACAAGGAACATATGATGCTAAACAAGAATATATTCCAACAATCCAGTAGGGTATTAGTGTTACCAAAAACAGTATAAATGAGGAAGGAAGAGATATGTGATCTCTTGAGGGACATCCCAATTTGTTAATCACACAATTCCATCAAAACAGTCTTTTGGATGCTTCAATAAATGAAGACAGACCACAACTGATACGGCAAAACAacagaagaaaaaggaaagaacagTCCACCATTATTCAGCATTGACTGCATTAGTCAAAATCACTATATAGTAGGTCCAACTCCCCTGCATTCGCACTGCCATTCCAGACTCTAGTGGAGAAAATTATTACCTTTTCTCCAGCTGCAAGAAGAAAGGCTGCTAGATTGTAGGCATATCCCACACAATGGGTGCCGACAGGACTCTGTAAGCTCTGCATGGTGTCAAAGATGGACATACTTGGAGTAAGCTGCAAAAAGAGCAAGCCTTTAGCAAGGGAAAAGACATCACTAGCaacaaaaatatagagaaagaggCAGGATTTGATTGCAGAAGACTTGTTCATCAGGGACTCACATCTCCACCAGGACCATTGATGTACATATAGAGCTTTTTAGAATTATCAATACTATCGAGGTACAACATTGTCGCCAGTATTTGATTGCTAAACTCTTCATCTATATGTTGTCCAATAAAGATAACACGTTCTCGGTACTGCATTACAAGAATTCAGTGAGTTACTTAGAGAGATATGATTAAGCATAAATCAGGTAGAAAAATCACAAGGAAACATGACATCcacaaataaaaattgatattgAATAGATTAGCCTTTGATATTCAATTCACTTATGATCGTGCTCACAAAAAGAATTTCAAGGCCAATTTAGAAGGATCAtcaaacaacataaacaaaaaaagcactgttttgaataaaaagaaaagaagaccaaaatttaaaattaacagATAGTTAAGATCATTGGATTGAGTCCATGGCCCAGGATATTCGtagtctttttttgttttttaataggTGTGATACACGAAAGTGATTGCCCAACCCAGATTTACATCATATCTTTGTTATTAATCATAAATACAAACTTTTAGTTTGGCAAATTAATTTGACTATTTGTTTGTCAAAGAGATAGCTGTAGTGACTTACAAGGGCATTCCATAGGTCAACCCATTGCCAAGTTCCCTCACCAGGAGTTCTGTATGGCACTCTTGGTGTCCCTATAGGCATCATTCTAACTCGCCCTCGCATCGCTATATTGTTACGAGTCCTGTAAACATAGAAGAGCATCACGCATGCAGTACCACATCACTTAGCAATCAGACCAGctctaaagaagaaaaaaagcacTGAAAGTCGCAAGACATTCTGTTTATTAAAGAAGGCTAAACCAAAATAGAGTATActtctttgaaaaaaaagtggcaAAATTATTAGAAACATGGATCTCATAAGAGAGTGGcataaaaaatacaatgtcTCGAACTTCCAACTACAGGGCGAGTTGTTCTctagaagaagaaattcaatGTGTTGGAGATATATTTACAGGACTAAGGAAAAAATGATATAtacaatgtaaaatatttaagtaTGCAGTCAAGTATCCATAACGCAAGCATGCATCCAAGCAGCATGTATGAGTTGCCACTGAAGATAAACAAGGCAACATTTCTGAAAAAAGAGCAAGGGACAAAACATCATCGAGAGATGGCAAACCAAAAGTAACTTTGAAAGCGAATTAAGAACTATGTCTAGGCATCCAGAAAAACACGAATCTAGGCAATCATCATCTCTCATCAAGTagtcattaaaaagaaaaggaacacTGTGAAAGCAAGTTCAAGACGGAGCAAAGGGGTTCTCATTCTAGACGGAGCAatatttcaaaaccaaaattttcattGTCTCCATATAAACCCAAAACTCAGAAGGAAAATTCAAAGATGACAACAAAAACCAATAACAAAAGGTTAGGCTAATCCCTCGCAGGGCATATCAATAACCAACAGAATTTCCTTTAATCACAAACACTGAAGGACAAAGACATAAAGAATTAACCCATATCTTTGTATATTGAATTGCTCACTGGAGCAAAAAGTAGTATAATTCAATTAATCCCATCAAAGAACAACAAATACCCATATCATTTTGTGATTAGATACATATGCTTTtaagttaca
Coding sequences within it:
- the LOC132170840 gene encoding ATP-dependent Clp protease proteolytic subunit-related protein 2, chloroplastic-like, translating into MAFSFHASTPSLHPQTRASHPPPSCATKLYSGLKLQSLGAFGTGVPNLTAEFYGKVNKSLQPRTRNNIAMRGRVRMMPIGTPRVPYRTPGEGTWQWVDLWNALYRERVIFIGQHIDEEFSNQILATMLYLDSIDNSKKLYMYINGPGGDLTPSMSIFDTMQSLQSPVGTHCVGYAYNLAAFLLAAGEKGNRFAMPLSRIALQSPAGAARGQADDIQNEANELLRIRDYLFNELAKKIGQPVEKIYSDLSRMKRFNAQEALEYGLIDRIVRPPRIKADAPRKDTGTGLG